The Saccharopolyspora gloriosae genome window below encodes:
- the gltB gene encoding glutamate synthase large subunit translates to MPDSQYLRNEAQRRAAERGLYDPAHDHDACGVAFVADMHGRRSHALVENALTALRNLEHRGAKGADPETGDGVGLLTQVPDAFFRAVVPFDLPEAGGYAAGTAFLPADGSAAEEAVGVIERIVAEEGLTLLGWREVPIVAENAGRSAREVMPSFRQLFIGHGTDGAEQESALQFERRAFCVRKRAEHEAAVYFPSLSARTFVYKGMLSETQLDAFFPDLLDERFTSAIGLVHSRFSTNTFPSWPLAHPYRFIAHNGEINTMKGNRNWMRTRESMLATDLIPGELKRLFPIATPDGSDSATFDEVLELLHLGGRSLPHSVLMMIPEAWENHAEMDPRRKAFYEFHNYLMEPWDGPALVAFTDGTQIGAVLDRNGLRPGRYWVTDDGLVVLASEVGVLDLDPARVVRKGRLQPGRMFLVDTGAGRIVDDEEIKGELAAAHPYQQWLDDGVVHLGDLPDRDREVPSHASLVHSQQVFGYTQEELGVLLKPMAAGGAEPIGSMGNDVPFAAFSKRPRQLFDYFTQLFAQVTNPPLDAIREELVTSLATHVGPEHNLLDHDPDACKQLVLPFPVLDNDQLAKIVHINDDGDRPGLKPATIRSTYEVGGGGQALRDRLDEICDEVSAAVADGAHVLVLSDRTADADHAPIPSLLVTGAVHHHLVREKTRTRVGLVIEAGDVREVHHVALLIGYGAAAVNPYLAMASVEDLVHNGVLQGLDGTQATGNLIKALGKGVRKTMSKMGVSTVASYTGAQIFEAIGLGAEVIERCFAGTTSRLGGVGFDLLAKEVAERHRKAYPADGVQASHRSLAVGGEYQWRREGDPHLFNPRTVFKLQHSTRAGRYEVFKEYTKAVDDQSRDLMTLRGLFKFRDGVRKPVPIDEVESVESIVKRFATGAISYGSISQEMHETLAIAMNRLGGKSNTGEGGEDADRFTPDANGDSRRSAIKQVASGRFGVTSEYLVNADDIQIKMAQGAKPGEGGQLPGHKVYPWVGKTRHSTPGVGLISPPPHHDIYSIEDLAQLIHDLKNANPKARIHVKLVSEVGVGTVAAGVSKAHADVVLISGHDGGTGASPLSSIKHAGGPWELGLAETQQTLLANDLRDRIVVQTDGQLKTGRDVVIAALLGAEEFGFATAPLVVSGCIMMRVCHLDTCPVGVATQNPDLRAKFDGKAEYVVNFFKFIAEEVREYLAELGFRSIEEAIGHAELIDTDDAVRHWKTEELDLSAITHVPELPAGAALHNTTTQDHGLDKALDHTLIQLSEGALKDGSPVRLELPVRNVNRTVGTMLGHELTTRWGGEGLPDDTIDVTFTGSAGQSFGAFVPRGITLRLLGDGNDYVGKGLSGGRIVVRPPENASYTAEDNVIAGNVLLYGATGGELFVRGVVGERFCVRNSGAVAVVEGIGDHGCEYMTGGRAVILGGTGRNFAAGMSGGIAYVLDLREDRVNPEMVDLDPLDDADREFLHDRIRRHFEQTASQVASELLADWDRSVERFGKVMPRDFKRVLEAQDAAERDGRDVNKAIMEAAHG, encoded by the coding sequence ATGCCGGATTCCCAGTATTTGAGAAATGAGGCGCAACGTCGCGCCGCCGAGCGGGGTCTGTACGACCCGGCTCACGACCACGACGCCTGCGGAGTGGCGTTCGTGGCCGATATGCACGGGCGACGCAGCCATGCCCTGGTGGAGAACGCGCTCACGGCATTGCGAAACCTGGAACACCGGGGAGCCAAGGGCGCCGACCCGGAGACCGGAGACGGCGTCGGCCTGCTCACGCAGGTCCCGGACGCCTTCTTCCGCGCCGTCGTCCCCTTCGACCTGCCCGAAGCGGGCGGGTACGCGGCGGGGACCGCCTTCCTGCCCGCGGACGGGTCCGCGGCCGAGGAGGCCGTCGGAGTCATCGAGCGGATCGTGGCCGAGGAAGGGCTCACCCTGCTCGGCTGGCGCGAAGTGCCGATCGTCGCCGAGAACGCGGGCCGCTCCGCCCGCGAGGTGATGCCGAGCTTCCGGCAGTTGTTCATCGGGCACGGAACCGACGGTGCCGAGCAGGAATCGGCGCTCCAGTTCGAACGCCGCGCCTTCTGCGTGCGCAAGCGTGCCGAGCACGAGGCGGCGGTGTACTTCCCGAGCCTGTCGGCCCGGACCTTCGTCTACAAGGGAATGCTCAGCGAGACCCAGCTCGACGCGTTCTTCCCGGACCTGCTCGACGAGCGGTTCACGAGCGCGATCGGCCTGGTGCACTCGCGGTTCTCCACGAACACGTTCCCGTCGTGGCCGCTGGCGCACCCGTACCGCTTCATCGCGCACAACGGCGAGATCAACACGATGAAGGGCAACCGGAACTGGATGCGGACCCGCGAGAGCATGCTCGCGACCGACCTCATCCCCGGTGAGCTCAAGCGGCTGTTCCCGATCGCCACGCCCGACGGCAGCGACTCGGCGACCTTCGACGAGGTCTTGGAGCTGCTGCACCTCGGTGGCCGGTCGCTGCCGCACTCGGTGCTGATGATGATCCCGGAGGCGTGGGAGAACCACGCCGAGATGGACCCGCGGCGCAAGGCGTTCTACGAGTTCCACAACTACCTGATGGAGCCCTGGGACGGTCCCGCGCTGGTGGCGTTCACCGACGGCACCCAGATCGGCGCGGTCCTCGACCGCAACGGGCTGCGCCCCGGCCGCTACTGGGTCACCGACGACGGCCTGGTCGTGCTGGCCAGCGAAGTCGGCGTGCTCGACCTGGACCCGGCGCGCGTGGTGCGCAAGGGCCGGTTGCAGCCGGGCCGCATGTTCCTCGTCGACACCGGCGCCGGCCGCATCGTCGACGACGAGGAGATCAAGGGCGAGCTGGCCGCCGCGCACCCGTACCAGCAGTGGCTGGACGACGGCGTGGTGCACCTGGGCGACCTGCCCGACCGCGACCGCGAGGTGCCCTCGCACGCGTCGCTGGTGCACAGCCAGCAGGTGTTCGGCTACACCCAGGAAGAACTGGGAGTGCTGCTCAAGCCGATGGCCGCCGGTGGTGCGGAACCGATCGGCTCGATGGGCAACGACGTGCCGTTCGCGGCGTTCTCCAAGCGCCCCCGGCAACTGTTCGACTACTTCACCCAGTTGTTCGCGCAGGTCACGAACCCGCCGCTGGACGCGATCCGGGAAGAGCTGGTGACCTCGCTGGCCACCCACGTGGGACCTGAGCACAACCTGCTCGACCACGACCCGGACGCCTGCAAGCAGCTGGTGCTGCCGTTCCCGGTGCTGGACAACGACCAGCTCGCCAAGATCGTGCACATCAACGACGACGGCGACCGGCCCGGCCTCAAGCCCGCCACGATCCGCAGCACCTACGAGGTCGGCGGTGGCGGGCAGGCGCTGCGGGACCGGCTGGACGAGATCTGCGACGAGGTCTCGGCCGCCGTCGCAGACGGGGCGCACGTCCTGGTGCTCTCCGACCGCACCGCCGACGCCGATCACGCCCCGATCCCGTCGCTGCTGGTCACCGGCGCCGTGCACCACCACCTGGTGCGCGAGAAGACCCGCACCCGGGTCGGCCTGGTGATCGAGGCGGGCGACGTGCGCGAGGTGCACCACGTCGCGCTGCTGATCGGCTACGGCGCCGCCGCGGTCAACCCGTACCTGGCGATGGCCAGCGTCGAGGACCTGGTGCACAACGGCGTGCTCCAGGGACTCGACGGCACGCAGGCCACCGGCAACCTGATCAAGGCGCTCGGCAAGGGCGTGCGCAAGACCATGTCCAAGATGGGCGTGTCCACGGTGGCCTCCTACACCGGCGCGCAGATCTTCGAGGCGATCGGTCTCGGCGCGGAGGTCATCGAGCGGTGCTTCGCGGGCACCACCTCGCGGCTCGGCGGCGTCGGCTTCGACCTGCTGGCCAAGGAGGTCGCCGAGCGGCACCGCAAGGCCTACCCGGCCGACGGCGTCCAGGCCTCGCACCGGAGCCTGGCGGTGGGCGGTGAGTACCAGTGGCGGCGCGAAGGCGACCCGCACCTGTTCAACCCGCGCACCGTGTTCAAGCTGCAGCACTCCACGCGGGCCGGTCGCTACGAGGTCTTCAAGGAGTACACGAAGGCCGTCGACGACCAGTCGCGCGACCTGATGACGCTGCGCGGGCTGTTCAAGTTCCGCGACGGCGTGCGCAAGCCGGTGCCGATCGACGAGGTCGAGTCCGTCGAGTCGATCGTGAAGCGGTTCGCCACCGGCGCCATCTCCTACGGGTCGATCTCGCAGGAGATGCACGAGACGCTGGCGATCGCGATGAACCGCCTCGGCGGCAAGTCCAACACCGGTGAGGGCGGTGAGGACGCCGACCGGTTCACCCCGGACGCCAACGGCGACTCGCGCCGCTCCGCGATCAAGCAGGTCGCCTCCGGGCGGTTCGGCGTCACCAGCGAATACCTGGTCAACGCCGACGACATCCAGATCAAGATGGCCCAGGGCGCCAAGCCCGGTGAGGGCGGCCAGCTGCCCGGCCACAAGGTGTACCCGTGGGTCGGCAAGACCCGGCACTCCACGCCGGGCGTGGGGCTGATCTCCCCGCCGCCGCACCACGACATCTACTCGATCGAAGACCTCGCGCAGCTGATCCACGACCTGAAGAACGCCAACCCGAAGGCGCGGATCCACGTCAAGCTGGTCAGCGAGGTCGGTGTCGGCACGGTCGCGGCGGGCGTGAGCAAGGCCCACGCCGACGTGGTGCTCATCTCCGGGCACGACGGCGGCACCGGCGCCTCACCGCTGTCGTCGATCAAGCACGCGGGCGGGCCCTGGGAGCTGGGGCTGGCCGAGACGCAGCAGACGCTGCTGGCCAACGACCTGCGCGACCGGATCGTGGTGCAGACCGACGGTCAGCTCAAGACCGGTCGCGACGTGGTGATCGCCGCGCTGCTCGGCGCGGAGGAGTTCGGTTTCGCCACCGCTCCGCTGGTCGTGTCCGGCTGCATCATGATGCGGGTGTGCCACCTCGACACCTGTCCGGTGGGCGTGGCGACGCAGAACCCGGATCTGCGGGCGAAGTTCGACGGCAAGGCCGAGTACGTGGTGAACTTCTTCAAGTTCATCGCCGAAGAAGTGCGGGAATACCTGGCAGAACTCGGTTTCCGCTCCATCGAAGAGGCCATCGGGCACGCCGAGCTGATCGACACCGACGACGCGGTGCGGCACTGGAAGACCGAGGAGCTCGACCTCTCGGCCATCACCCACGTGCCGGAACTGCCCGCGGGCGCGGCGCTGCACAACACGACCACCCAGGACCACGGGCTGGACAAGGCCCTGGACCACACGCTGATCCAGCTCAGCGAGGGTGCGCTCAAGGACGGCTCGCCGGTGCGGCTGGAACTGCCGGTGCGCAACGTCAACCGCACGGTGGGCACCATGCTCGGCCACGAGCTGACCACCAGGTGGGGCGGCGAGGGCCTGCCGGACGACACGATCGACGTGACGTTCACCGGTTCGGCCGGGCAGAGCTTCGGCGCGTTCGTGCCGCGCGGCATCACGCTGCGGTTGCTGGGCGACGGCAACGACTACGTCGGCAAGGGCCTCTCGGGCGGGCGCATCGTGGTGCGGCCACCGGAGAACGCCTCCTACACCGCCGAGGACAACGTCATCGCGGGCAACGTGCTGCTCTACGGCGCGACCGGCGGCGAGCTGTTCGTGCGCGGTGTCGTGGGGGAGCGGTTCTGCGTGCGCAACTCCGGCGCGGTGGCCGTCGTCGAGGGCATCGGCGATCACGGTTGCGAGTACATGACCGGTGGCCGCGCGGTGATCCTCGGTGGCACCGGGCGCAACTTCGCGGCCGGCATGTCCGGCGGCATCGCCTACGTGCTGGACCTGCGCGAGGACCGCGTCAACCCGGAGATGGTCGACCTCGACCCGCTCGACGACGCCGACCGCGAGTTCCTGCACGACCGGATCCGCAGGCACTTCGAGCAGACCGCCTCGCAGGTGGCGAGCGAACTGCTGGCCGACTGGGACCGTTCGGTGGAGCGCTTCGGCAAGGTCATGCCGCGCGACTTCAAGCGCGTGCTGGAAGCGCAGGACGCCGCCGAGCGCGACGGTCGCGACGTCAACAAGGCGATCATGGAGGCGGCTCATGGCTGA
- a CDS encoding macrolide family glycosyltransferase, whose amino-acid sequence MSKHFAFVSMTAHGHVNPTLPLVEELVRRGHRVTYAIGPEFHAAVQAVGAGLLDTGTVMPEMPTNFTKFTPEAMAPLLEFRLKDVRESFPKLLAHFEQDRPDAVCFDQGELTGRMLAEKLGVPEVALVPHFAGNEEFSLRDIMTNEDEDAFDPSHPVLQDFMARLKEITTEFGVSFDPAAFGQAPPSPLNLVFLPKKFQLRPETFDDRFEFIGPSVGQRGIVDWKPAHPESPLLFISLGTVFNQRPDFFQLCIEAFRDSGWQVAMSIGKVVDVADLGEIPENFDVRPSFPQPAVLQHAAAFLTHTGMNSTMETLYYGVPPIAVPQMPEQEANADRAEELGLGKRLQAADLTPELLRTTVDEVAADERIRANLAEMREAVLAGGGASAGADALEKFLG is encoded by the coding sequence ATGAGCAAGCACTTCGCGTTCGTCAGCATGACCGCGCACGGGCACGTCAATCCGACCTTGCCGCTGGTGGAGGAGCTCGTCCGGCGCGGGCACCGCGTCACCTACGCCATCGGCCCCGAATTCCACGCCGCCGTCCAGGCGGTCGGTGCGGGGCTGCTCGACACCGGCACCGTGATGCCCGAGATGCCCACGAACTTCACGAAGTTCACGCCCGAAGCCATGGCCCCGCTGCTCGAATTCCGGTTGAAGGACGTCCGGGAGTCCTTCCCGAAGCTGCTGGCGCACTTCGAGCAGGACCGGCCGGACGCGGTGTGCTTCGACCAGGGCGAGCTCACCGGCCGGATGCTCGCCGAGAAGCTCGGCGTGCCGGAAGTCGCGCTGGTGCCGCACTTCGCGGGCAACGAGGAGTTCTCGCTGCGCGACATCATGACGAACGAGGACGAGGACGCGTTCGACCCGAGCCACCCGGTCCTGCAGGATTTCATGGCTCGGCTCAAGGAGATCACCACCGAGTTCGGGGTGAGCTTCGACCCGGCCGCGTTCGGCCAGGCGCCGCCGTCGCCGCTGAACCTGGTGTTCCTGCCGAAGAAGTTCCAGCTGCGCCCGGAGACCTTCGACGACCGGTTCGAGTTCATCGGCCCGTCGGTCGGTCAGCGCGGCATCGTCGACTGGAAGCCGGCGCACCCCGAGTCGCCGCTGCTGTTCATCTCGCTGGGCACCGTGTTCAACCAGCGCCCGGACTTCTTCCAGCTGTGCATCGAGGCGTTCCGGGACTCCGGCTGGCAGGTCGCGATGTCCATCGGCAAGGTCGTCGACGTCGCGGACCTGGGCGAGATCCCGGAGAACTTCGACGTGCGCCCGAGCTTCCCGCAGCCCGCGGTGCTCCAGCACGCCGCCGCGTTCCTCACCCACACCGGCATGAACTCGACGATGGAGACGCTGTACTACGGCGTGCCGCCGATCGCCGTTCCGCAGATGCCGGAGCAGGAGGCCAACGCCGACCGCGCCGAAGAGCTCGGCCTCGGCAAGCGCTTGCAGGCCGCGGACCTCACGCCGGAGCTGCTGCGCACGACCGTGGACGAGGTCGCAGCGGACGAGCGGATCCGCGCCAACCTGGCCGAGATGCGCGAGGCCGTCCTCGCCGGGGGCGGAGCCTCCGCCGGAGCCGACGCCCTGGAGAAGTTCCTGGGCTGA
- a CDS encoding lytic polysaccharide monooxygenase auxiliary activity family 9 protein: MTTKRAARSLGISLLGVSTVLAPAITTGTAQAHGFTENPPSRQAACAAGSAGECGPIQWEPQSVEGPGSFPEQGPADGHLCSADNPSFQQLDDPRGGGWPATDLQSGQNVRFHWKNTASHPTEVYRYFITKDGWDPAKPLTRDQLEPAPFGTVDYGGRTPGDVEAHDVRLPEGKQGRHVIFAAWEIADTDNAFYSCSDVDLG, from the coding sequence ATGACCACCAAGCGCGCGGCACGCTCGCTCGGCATTTCCCTGCTCGGCGTGAGCACGGTGCTGGCACCCGCGATCACCACCGGCACCGCCCAGGCGCACGGGTTCACCGAGAACCCGCCGAGCCGCCAGGCCGCGTGCGCCGCCGGTTCGGCGGGCGAGTGCGGCCCGATCCAGTGGGAGCCGCAAAGCGTGGAGGGCCCCGGGAGCTTCCCGGAGCAGGGCCCGGCCGACGGGCACCTGTGCAGCGCCGACAATCCGTCGTTCCAGCAGCTCGACGACCCGCGCGGCGGCGGCTGGCCGGCCACGGACCTCCAGTCCGGGCAGAACGTGCGATTCCACTGGAAGAACACCGCTTCGCACCCGACCGAGGTCTACCGGTACTTCATCACCAAGGACGGATGGGACCCGGCCAAGCCGCTGACCAGGGATCAGCTCGAACCCGCCCCCTTCGGCACGGTGGATTACGGCGGCCGGACGCCCGGTGACGTCGAAGCCCACGACGTGCGGCTGCCCGAGGGCAAGCAGGGCAGGCACGTGATCTTCGCGGCGTGGGAGATCGCCGACACCGACAACGCTTTCTACAGCTGCTCCGACGTCGACCTCGGCTGA
- a CDS encoding TetR/AcrR family transcriptional regulator, which yields MSEARARLLDAATELFYAEGLHSVGVDRVIARAQVTRATLYRHFPSKDDLLVAYLSRADEAIRARTEQARATGTDPDDVVRAVGRAVTDDIRGPGFRGCAFLNAAAEYPDPEHPVHQAVQAHRQWYLATMVDLFTGIGKIDPAPAARHFVMLRDGAMAAGCLTDPQPVCDTFTRGVEGLLTFRSRAEPES from the coding sequence ATGTCGGAGGCACGGGCTCGCCTGCTCGACGCGGCGACGGAGCTCTTCTACGCCGAAGGCCTGCACTCCGTGGGGGTCGATCGCGTCATCGCCCGAGCGCAGGTCACGCGCGCCACGCTCTACCGGCACTTCCCCAGCAAGGACGACCTGCTCGTCGCATACCTGTCCCGCGCCGACGAGGCCATCCGGGCGCGGACGGAGCAGGCGCGCGCCACCGGCACCGATCCGGACGACGTCGTGCGAGCCGTCGGCCGAGCCGTCACCGACGACATCCGGGGACCGGGATTCCGGGGCTGCGCGTTCCTCAACGCCGCCGCCGAGTACCCCGACCCGGAACACCCCGTCCACCAGGCAGTCCAGGCGCACCGGCAGTGGTACCTGGCGACGATGGTCGACCTGTTCACCGGCATCGGGAAGATCGACCCGGCCCCCGCCGCCCGGCACTTCGTGATGCTGCGCGACGGCGCGATGGCCGCGGGCTGCCTGACCGACCCGCAACCCGTGTGCGACACGTTCACGCGCGGAGTCGAGGGGCTGCTCACCTTCCGCAGCCGCGCGGAGCCCGAATCCTGA
- a CDS encoding TetR/AcrR family transcriptional regulator, whose translation MQEARPLTAAGSRIATAAEELFYANGITAVGVDLIAERSGVTKRTLYNQFGSKDRLVAIYLAQRGERWRSLVRATADACEDPAEAVTAPFEALRTWSATHARGCAFTNALAEIPDPAHPAHGIIADQKSWLRDLFEELATAAGCPDPGTLATRLLLLHEGALAMQPLPLDTLADAIELARVLVRSDTSR comes from the coding sequence ATGCAGGAAGCACGCCCCCTGACAGCGGCCGGGAGCCGCATCGCGACGGCCGCCGAGGAACTGTTCTACGCCAACGGGATCACCGCGGTCGGCGTTGACCTGATCGCCGAACGCTCCGGCGTCACCAAGCGAACCCTCTACAACCAGTTCGGGTCCAAGGACCGGCTCGTCGCGATCTACCTGGCGCAACGCGGCGAGCGCTGGCGGTCGCTGGTGCGCGCCACCGCGGACGCCTGCGAAGATCCCGCCGAGGCCGTCACCGCGCCCTTCGAAGCGCTGCGGACCTGGAGCGCGACCCACGCCCGCGGCTGCGCGTTCACCAACGCGCTGGCCGAGATCCCGGACCCCGCGCACCCGGCGCACGGCATCATCGCGGACCAGAAGTCCTGGTTGCGGGACCTCTTCGAGGAGCTCGCCACCGCCGCCGGCTGCCCGGACCCCGGCACCCTCGCCACCCGGCTCCTCCTCCTGCACGAGGGCGCGCTGGCGATGCAGCCACTCCCCCTCGACACCCTCGCGGACGCCATCGAGCTCGCGCGCGTCCTGGTCCGCTCGGACACCTCGCGCTGA
- a CDS encoding glutamate synthase subunit beta: MADPKGFITTARQTPQRRPVDIRIKDWREVYLDFEPGRVKEQAGRCMDCGIPFCHNGCPLGNLIPEWNDLTWRGDWSDAVERLHATNNFPEFTGTLCPAPCEAACVVGINSDPVTIKQVEIEIIDKAWDEGWVTPQAPAAKTGKKVAVIGSGPSGLAAAQQLTRAGHDVVVYERADRIGGLLRYGIPEFKMEKRRLDRRLGQMRAEGTEFRAGVNVGVDVTVEQLKADYDAVVLSGGATAARDLPITGREAVGVHQAMEYLPLSNRVQEGDLQSSPIDAAGKDVVVIGGGDTGADCVGTAHRQGAASVTQLEIMPTPPSERPDSQPWPTYPMTFKVTSAHEEGGERLFSVNTQEFLKDEAGNLRALRLAEVRREDGRFVPVEGTERELPCQLAFLAMGFVGPEKEGLLTDLGVELDERGNVARDSDFMTTVDGVFTAGDMGRGQSLIVWAISEGRSAAAGVDRYLTGRDVLPAPIAPTDRPMV; encoded by the coding sequence ATGGCTGACCCGAAGGGATTCATCACCACGGCGCGCCAAACGCCCCAGCGCCGCCCCGTGGACATCAGGATCAAGGACTGGCGCGAGGTCTACCTGGACTTCGAGCCGGGCCGGGTCAAGGAGCAGGCAGGGCGCTGCATGGATTGCGGCATCCCCTTCTGTCACAACGGTTGTCCGCTGGGCAACCTGATCCCGGAGTGGAACGACCTCACCTGGCGCGGCGACTGGAGCGACGCGGTCGAGCGCCTGCACGCCACGAACAACTTCCCGGAGTTCACCGGGACGTTGTGCCCCGCCCCGTGCGAGGCGGCGTGCGTGGTCGGCATCAACTCCGACCCGGTGACGATCAAGCAGGTCGAGATCGAGATCATCGACAAGGCCTGGGACGAGGGCTGGGTGACCCCGCAGGCGCCCGCGGCGAAGACCGGCAAGAAGGTCGCGGTGATCGGTTCCGGCCCGTCCGGGCTGGCCGCCGCCCAGCAGTTGACCCGCGCGGGCCACGACGTCGTGGTCTACGAGCGGGCCGACCGCATCGGCGGGCTGCTGCGCTACGGCATTCCCGAGTTCAAGATGGAGAAGCGCCGGCTGGACCGGCGGCTCGGGCAGATGCGGGCCGAGGGCACCGAGTTCCGCGCCGGCGTCAACGTCGGCGTGGACGTGACGGTGGAGCAGCTGAAGGCGGACTACGACGCGGTGGTCCTCTCCGGCGGCGCGACCGCGGCCCGCGACCTGCCGATCACCGGCCGCGAGGCCGTCGGTGTCCACCAGGCGATGGAGTACCTGCCGCTGTCGAACCGGGTGCAGGAGGGCGACCTCCAGTCCTCGCCGATCGACGCCGCGGGCAAGGACGTCGTCGTGATCGGCGGCGGTGACACCGGTGCCGACTGCGTCGGCACCGCGCACCGCCAGGGCGCTGCGTCGGTGACCCAGCTGGAGATCATGCCGACGCCGCCGTCCGAGCGGCCCGACAGCCAGCCGTGGCCGACGTACCCGATGACGTTCAAGGTGACCTCGGCGCACGAGGAGGGCGGGGAGCGGCTGTTCTCCGTCAACACCCAGGAGTTCCTCAAGGACGAGGCTGGGAACCTGCGTGCGCTGCGCCTCGCGGAAGTGCGTCGGGAGGACGGCCGCTTCGTGCCGGTCGAGGGCACCGAGCGGGAACTGCCCTGCCAGCTGGCGTTCCTGGCGATGGGCTTCGTCGGCCCGGAGAAGGAAGGTCTGCTCACCGACCTCGGCGTGGAGCTCGACGAGCGCGGCAACGTCGCCCGCGACTCGGACTTCATGACCACTGTGGACGGTGTGTTCACGGCGGGCGACATGGGCCGCGGCCAGTCGCTGATCGTGTGGGCGATCTCGGAGGGCCGTTCGGCCGCCGCCGGGGTCGACCGCTACCTGACGGGCCGGGACGTGCTCCCCGCCCCGATCGCACCGACGGACCGCCCGATGGTCTGA
- a CDS encoding zinc-binding dehydrogenase yields MGMPETMRAVRITMHGGPEVLEPVEAAVPAAGEGEVLVRVASVALNNTDLWTRGGAYGRPDDPEALSGWRGPIDFPRIQGADVAGRIVAVGAGVADDLVGRRVVVDPAIYDADGPDANPVGLMGSERDGGYAEYVTAPARRVHDVTDSPLTDDQIAALPTAYGTALGMIERGRVRAGETVLVSGASGGVGIALVQLARARGATVLAISSGSKIRAVREAGAHAVVDRAGDVVDQLRAAAPGGVDVALDVVAGDLVSEGVALLREGGRWVIAGALGGYRTTLDVRRLYLHNAQVIGSAMHTPAHFDLLVGLARRAEVQPVIAATFALEQAARAQEELARRNHVGKLVLHP; encoded by the coding sequence ATGGGCATGCCCGAGACCATGCGCGCGGTCCGGATCACGATGCACGGGGGACCGGAGGTTCTCGAACCGGTGGAAGCGGCAGTGCCCGCCGCGGGCGAAGGGGAAGTGCTGGTGCGGGTCGCTTCGGTGGCGTTGAACAACACTGACCTGTGGACCAGGGGCGGTGCCTACGGCCGTCCGGACGACCCCGAGGCGCTGTCGGGCTGGCGCGGCCCCATCGACTTCCCGCGGATCCAGGGCGCCGACGTGGCGGGGCGGATCGTCGCGGTCGGCGCGGGCGTGGCCGACGACCTCGTCGGCCGCCGAGTGGTCGTCGACCCGGCGATCTACGACGCCGACGGCCCGGACGCGAACCCGGTCGGGCTGATGGGCAGCGAACGCGACGGCGGCTACGCCGAGTACGTGACCGCACCGGCGCGGCGGGTCCACGACGTCACCGACTCCCCGCTCACCGACGACCAGATCGCGGCGCTGCCGACCGCGTACGGCACCGCGCTGGGCATGATCGAGCGGGGCCGGGTGCGGGCGGGCGAGACGGTGCTGGTCTCCGGCGCCTCCGGCGGCGTCGGCATCGCGCTGGTGCAGCTCGCCCGTGCTCGCGGGGCGACGGTCCTCGCGATCAGCAGCGGATCCAAGATCCGGGCGGTGCGGGAGGCGGGCGCGCACGCCGTCGTCGACCGCGCGGGCGACGTCGTCGACCAGCTCCGCGCCGCCGCGCCCGGTGGCGTCGACGTCGCGCTCGACGTCGTGGCGGGAGACCTGGTGAGCGAAGGGGTTGCGCTGCTGCGGGAAGGCGGCCGGTGGGTGATCGCGGGCGCGCTCGGCGGATACCGCACGACCCTGGACGTGCGCCGCCTCTACCTGCACAACGCGCAGGTGATCGGCTCCGCGATGCACACGCCCGCCCACTTCGACCTGCTCGTGGGACTCGCCCGCCGGGCCGAGGTCCAGCCCGTGATCGCCGCGACGTTCGCGCTGGAGCAAGCCGCCCGGGCACAGGAGGAACTGGCCCGCCGCAACCACGTCGGCAAGCTCGTCCTGCACCCGTGA